A segment of the Anopheles cruzii chromosome 2, idAnoCruzAS_RS32_06, whole genome shotgun sequence genome:
TTccacgttcgatccgatcggtcgtGTGAACCACCTCGTTCATCACAAACTGGTACAGAATGGTCGTCTTGTCGGCGTTGTGCAGTCCCACCATGACAAGCttgtgttctaaaacgaaacataaagtaaataaacattagcaagttacaataaacattagcgctacaacggggaattggaacatcaaacgaaaaccattttacggttggccatttcagtttaatgttacgtttgacgatcagtgaatccatgtggcccacaaacgacgatcagTGTCGCTAAAAACCAGATTTAACAAACTATAATTGCTTGCtggcggcattttttttttgggtatttgtcacgggttacgaacaccgcgttttggcgttaacccactatcagtgctcaaaacaggtccccttcgtcgctaacgaccCCACAGCAAAGGGCCCACACAGTGAGCTGCAACATTACCACCGATTCACTGATTCACAATCCACTGAACCGAACTactgattgatagattatCTCACGCATGACCGTACAGTTGCTTTGGCGCAGGAATGTCTGCAACACCCTCGCCACGCATACCACTTTTCTTGTCATACCTCTTTGtccagttggttggctggattCCCTGGCAGTTGCTGCTCACATCGCTCTCATTCaattccaagtcatccagcacTCGTCTAACCTGCAACGAAACTGATACTCATTTCactaaatacatttctttacaccttacttacctttataatgtttgaactgattcgaaacatatcgccgcacaccaaatgctcgttccaaaaccaaatgaatggcaataCACCATTTATTCATGCCGTCGGGTACATGCCTGGATCTGGATCGGGTACAGTCGCTGTGTATgtatctggcggcagcggggtTTGGACGGGTACGCTTGACGAcgtttttactatttgtcGATGGACCAAGTACGGAGCTGAAATAGAACAagacatcaatcggtgcacaaAACTAGAATTATTTAAACGATTAGTTTGACCCATAACACGGAACAACcaacgaaataaacgaaacgaactacactgacccgccgtcgccgcctaCTGCGTagaatgtttggcaaacacacataacacacacggtacgatacaccgttctaatgtaaacaaacaagtcTCACAAGCCATAAAACAGGCGTTGTCAAAACGGTCAGCTTTGAAGTGTCCTTTCTGCTGACGATACGGACTCTAatcgtcgttagagtgtcccttttgccgacgaccgGACTGATTTCTCACATTAACGACGACTATAGTCCGtatcgtcggcaaaagggacactctaacgacgactagtgtccgttttggtgtCCGTGTCGTCGGCGCGCCGACGATTCGACAgatcgtggctccttgggtgCATTCCGATATGTGTCAGTATCAACTTCCgattaaaaaattgaaatctgCAAAATGACAACGCGATTACTGCACACCGAGGTTAACCTTACGCTTTAAATTGGATTTTAATGAGTTTAGTGCCCAAGTTGCGGCATCGCTTGGTCTTCTTTATAAACATTTACAGTTAGTTTAAACGGTACGGCAatttaaaacgcaaaaaatagAGCAACTACCAAGAAAGTTATCTATATAAAATCTGAATTCAAGATGGAATTGAACGtacaaaagaagaaacgaaagaggcaagaagagaaagagggaaGAAGAGGATGACCTTGTTGCAGCTCATTATCAAAGTTCACATCGCACGTGCAGAGAAAGTAATAAATGTGACCGAGTTAATTGTTCTATCGATTCTAAAAATCTGGTTCTTAGTTTCTACGGCTCTCCATAATTTCATCCGAAGTTGCTCCACCGATTCTTCGCTTCACAATTTTGTGCAACGACGCGCCGTATTGTTTGACTGTTGCAGTGTTAGAAATTTCTCGACGCGACAAAAGAATAAGTTGGAACCATGATGATGGCGGATTTACCAGACGAAGTAGGTGATTCAAAGTGTTTGACCAAATCGATTGTCTCGGGTAATAAGTGACTCATTTTTACAGATGTGGTGCTACATTTTCGACCACCTAGACGTGGAAGAATTGAAGGTGGCTTCCCTGGTGTGTCGGAGGTGGTCATTTCTAACATTTTCTGGACGGCGCATGAAACGCGTAGTATTACATATCAATAATAatcaagatcaagatcaaTTCCAACTGAGCACTAAAAGAAAATACGTGAACGTCTATTTCTACTTTAGCGAAGCTATGCGCACGGACTATTCCAAGTTTCGAGAGATATTGCTAGAATTGCGCAATGTTCAAAGTTTACAAATTGGTGCTGCATATCTAAAAACTAACGAACAATTTATTTCCGATTCGTCTCCATCATGGCCGGTCTTGGAACAATTGAAAGAGCTGAAGTTTGTAATATTTAATCATGGTTGGGCGTCGGAAGCCTTAAATTGTATTGAAATCGCGCCTAATTTACAATCCCTGAAGATGGGCTGTTTTTCAAAACGTCAACTATCTATATACCAACACTTCAAAGAACAATTAAGACATATTTCGGTAGATCTTCGTGAGAGTGGCATTACCATTGATTTTTTGAGACTGAGTTTTCCTCGTTTAGAGCGGTTGAAATTAGTTCCAAACCATGATTACGATGAGCAACATTCCGAATCAACGCGGAATTTTCTACAAAGGCATCCTCAGCTTCGAACACTTGATATTACCAGCCCTTCAATTGACAAATTGCTCATTACAACCATTACGGGCCACTGTAAGTTGCTGACCGAGTTGACAGTGCATATGTTGAGCGATACGACTGAAAGTCTGTTCGAGTCCTTGCCGCAATTAACCAAATTGGAGGTAAGCAATACTATATGAAAAATTCtttttggaaaattgattataatattaatttttgtAGCATCTCACATTTATTGGACTCGATGAAGTTCTTTTTAATGTAGGCATGCTTCATGGATGCGGAACAATTCCTTCCCTCAAATCcttcgattttatttatcagAGCTATTCTGTTGGTGTGGATTTTTTGAAGAAACTCTTTGAAATTGCTCCACAAATAAGCAGCTTGACGACGATCGTAGATACCCCAGCTTTACATTTCATCTGCGAAAACTTTAAGAATCTCAGTTTCTTGGATTTGCTATTTACGGCCGATGATCAGGTGAGTTACAAATTGCATTCTTTTATTGCCAGTGTGGTTACTGTATTCACTTTAATATCCGCAGGAGGAAAGCGATGCCTTGGCCAGAATTGATCAGTTGGCTCGACTGAAGGAACTTGTTTTAATAAGCTGTCCCGTGCGCAATGTTGTTTTCCCTCACAGCAATGTTCGTTGCTTGACATTGAAAACGTGTAAAAAGGTAAGTGCGTAAGAATTCAGGAGCAAAGAAATGTATATAATCTTGTTGTTTTATCTAATCCATTTCTTCTCATGTAATCTTCGTGGCACGAAGTTAACGGACGAAGATCTTCTCAAGTTACCAGAACGGTTCCCCATGCTGAAACGATTGACAATTAAATATTGTAATTTGGTATCTGTGGCTGGCATCAATCTGCTGCACAAATCTATTCCAACTTGTAGAATCGACTTAAATGGGCAACGATTCTATCCCCTGGCTTGAAAATACGATGGAACTGAATGTGAAGGAATATTTCGTTGTAGGTTGAAAAGAATCTGTACATTTAGAAATGTAAGGGTGATTTTCAATGGTAAGCTATGTAATGTTAATTTTTACCACTAACAGCGCCAGTCAGCTTCATTGACCAGAACGGCACAAGAGCCTTAAAGATAGGGTCCCAACTGAAATCATTCAAGATTTATGGAATTTGGAAACGACACGTACGTTCGAACTGTTCCTTTCGGTTACAAATATAAgctagtctaaaaagaaatccattatttttgcgtgtactttaaaactttatttaagatactttcaactgtccgatttgcgtcaaatatgcaccgttttgttggaaaatgtgtagCCTTTTTAAAAGTAGCTTCATAATGCTTCTCCTATAaaagtcttggtcgttattggcaaacaaatcgagcaATCATTGTCCACAATCTTTTcttgatttaaatttttcatcattcaggaaattttttaTTGCGCGAAtaaggtgtcaatcgcttggtgcaaggtccggactatacggtggatgcattacTTTCCAACGttccaaccaagctcccggacatTCTGGCGAGTCTCaaaagacgtgcgtaacatttcgttgtcctggtggaacacaacatctcttccgttggccgattctggtcgtttctggtcaattgctagcttcgaacggttcagtaattgacagtagagtTCTGAATTTAGCGTTTGGCtatacggaagcaactcacaataaacggttcctttcaagtcccaccatatacccagtagaaccttactggccaTAAGTCCTagtttgaccaccggtttagctgcttcaccacgcttagaccacgatcattttcagacaGTCATCCAAAACttggcagatggaaattcgatccataatTTTTTTGTGCGGAAATAGAGTAGCGCCCTAACATCAAGCTTTCgttctaaatccagctttgcgcaaatggcttaaaattgtctgatggttaatatttagctcctggccgatgctctgattactaacatgccgatctacttcgattatttctgtgattttatcgacattttcgatgacgtgtctgcctgggcGAGGTGCACCAtgaacatcgaaaataactgaagtGGGTCGATGGAACCAAAA
Coding sequences within it:
- the LOC128278983 gene encoding uncharacterized protein LOC128278983, with the translated sequence MLSDTTESLFESLPQLTKLESYSVGVDFLKKLFEIAPQISSLTTIVDTPALHFICENFKNLSFLDLLFTADDQEESDALARIDQLARLKELVLISCPVRNVVFPHSNVRCLTLKTCKKLTDEDLLKLPERFPMLKRLTIKYCNLVSVAGINLLHKSIPTCRIDLNGQRFYPLA